A stretch of Acidovorax sp. RAC01 DNA encodes these proteins:
- a CDS encoding ABC transporter permease encodes MTNSPTRSASVSSAAPRTARQLWVLWRYWMVREFKTRYAGSVLGFAWAFVQPLASLAIFYVLFGLVLAVRVPGLDVDNGYLLHLLAGLAVWLPFTDAVGRGVGSLAAYEDFLRKQPMPAEILPAVSVGGSLLVLAIGYGLLLVLSVSNGLGLHASLAWLPLLVMAQIALTYGLTLLLSMAHFLWRDVGSMVAFGLQLWFYLTPIVYPLSQVPEKFHGWFLFNPLACLVLMVQATVLHMPVPPGTPMALAVWVVLLAGGGWWFFRSMKPALGEAL; translated from the coding sequence CACCACGGACCGCGCGGCAGTTGTGGGTCTTGTGGCGCTACTGGATGGTGCGAGAGTTTAAAACCCGTTATGCCGGATCGGTGCTGGGTTTTGCCTGGGCTTTCGTCCAGCCGCTGGCTTCGCTAGCAATCTTCTATGTGCTGTTCGGGCTGGTGCTGGCAGTTCGCGTGCCTGGACTAGATGTGGATAACGGCTACTTGCTGCATTTGCTGGCGGGCTTGGCAGTATGGCTTCCTTTCACCGATGCGGTGGGACGTGGCGTGGGGTCGCTGGCAGCGTATGAAGACTTCCTGCGCAAGCAGCCGATGCCCGCAGAAATCCTCCCGGCCGTATCGGTCGGCGGAAGCCTACTCGTACTGGCTATCGGCTATGGGCTGCTGCTCGTGTTGTCCGTCAGCAATGGGTTGGGGCTGCATGCTTCTCTCGCTTGGTTGCCATTGCTGGTGATGGCCCAGATTGCCTTGACCTACGGGCTGACGCTGTTGTTGAGCATGGCGCACTTCTTGTGGCGCGATGTGGGTTCCATGGTGGCCTTTGGGCTGCAGTTATGGTTCTATCTCACTCCCATTGTCTATCCGCTGTCGCAGGTGCCTGAAAAGTTTCATGGCTGGTTCCTTTTCAATCCGCTGGCCTGCCTTGTGTTGATGGTTCAGGCAACGGTGCTGCACATGCCTGTACCGCCCGGGACGCCGATGGCATTGGCGGTTTGGGTTGTGCTGCTGGCCGGCGGTGGTTGGTGGTTCTTCCGCTCAATGAAGCCTGCTTTGGGCGAGGCGCTGTAA
- a CDS encoding ABC transporter ATP-binding protein yields MAIRFQGIEKTYMVYSRPQDRLWEWVMRSQRHRVHVALTGVDFEVQAGETFGLIGENGAGKSTLLKIAAGTIRPTHGQVTQQGRVAALLELGAGFHPEESGYDNIRFMAALHGLEGAPMEEFVHHAAAFSELTQETLERPVKTYSSGMFMRLAFAAATAIDPDVLIVDEALSVGDLHFQKKSLNRILELRERGATILFCSHNLYQVRSLCQRAAWIHGGRIQAIGATEDVVTAYESHERRRYAHLKVEAAAPAGNGSETKPATEVSGAPLVKIGGLTIETGDGINPAQVDSFQDLSVEIVVESYADAPFHVLFAIVRPDKDNVFGTSTQFRAGGKPLQGMGTHRIRMRFPKLALLSGEYLWSLYVLDDSGIQVLDMAELIQPFTVLNQQHREFGVSWLDHEWVLVE; encoded by the coding sequence ATGGCAATTCGCTTTCAAGGTATCGAAAAAACCTACATGGTCTATTCCCGCCCTCAGGACCGCCTTTGGGAGTGGGTGATGCGCTCGCAGCGGCACCGGGTGCATGTAGCGCTTACAGGCGTGGACTTTGAGGTCCAGGCGGGAGAGACCTTCGGGCTGATTGGCGAAAACGGCGCGGGCAAGAGCACCCTGCTGAAGATCGCAGCTGGCACCATCCGTCCCACACATGGGCAGGTCACGCAGCAGGGGCGCGTTGCTGCGCTGCTTGAGCTGGGAGCCGGATTCCACCCGGAGGAGTCTGGATACGACAACATTCGTTTCATGGCCGCGCTGCATGGTCTTGAGGGCGCTCCAATGGAGGAATTCGTTCACCATGCGGCTGCGTTTTCCGAGCTGACACAGGAAACACTCGAGCGACCGGTCAAGACCTACTCGTCCGGAATGTTCATGCGGCTGGCGTTCGCAGCCGCCACGGCTATTGACCCTGATGTTCTGATCGTCGATGAGGCACTCTCGGTGGGCGACTTGCACTTTCAGAAGAAGAGTTTGAACCGCATCTTGGAACTTCGCGAGCGTGGTGCGACCATTCTGTTCTGCTCACACAATCTGTACCAGGTGCGCAGCCTTTGCCAGCGTGCTGCCTGGATACATGGCGGGCGTATACAGGCGATTGGCGCGACCGAAGACGTCGTGACGGCCTATGAGTCCCACGAGCGACGCCGGTATGCCCATTTGAAGGTCGAGGCCGCTGCGCCCGCCGGCAATGGGTCGGAGACGAAGCCAGCAACGGAGGTCTCAGGCGCGCCTCTGGTGAAAATAGGTGGGCTTACCATCGAAACTGGCGACGGGATCAACCCCGCGCAGGTGGACTCTTTTCAGGACCTCTCCGTGGAGATCGTGGTCGAGTCATACGCCGATGCGCCATTCCACGTGCTGTTTGCCATTGTCCGCCCGGATAAGGACAACGTCTTTGGCACCAGTACGCAGTTTCGTGCCGGCGGCAAACCGTTGCAGGGCATGGGTACGCACCGCATTCGAATGCGTTTCCCAAAATTAGCTCTCCTGTCCGGAGAGTACCTCTGGAGCCTTTACGTCCTCGACGATTCAGGCATTCAGGTACTGGACATGGCCGAGCTCATCCAGCCGTTCACAGTGCTGAATCAGCAACACCGCGAGTTTGGAGTCTCGTGGCTTGACCATGAGTGGGTGCTGGTGGAATGA
- a CDS encoding lysophospholipid acyltransferase family protein has protein sequence MTLAWSRDQSFPLIARIPTTLPWRLAKYIGRESAAAREPVLRWLEALFARVFPGQSELQHAQWAKAHLAMLAQEMVDAMAFDRMGSTGGPRVDVQGVEHARRLLSDGQGFILVLNHFDRLLTAPVALARAGIPTNVLTMPVLDNQELAASQRRFLLRKIQGYTSVTGGKWHTTSEGLRVVHESLRAGQGWVILADAWRPEFSRLRSHSFLGGCLHLPTGIERLAQSTGVPMLQAVTCSRNPTHLEVVVERLPQNPHQAIDAVVQTLERDVVRRPWAWWQWGLWDQMWTREKKAEGNP, from the coding sequence ATGACGCTTGCATGGTCTCGGGACCAGTCATTCCCGCTTATCGCACGGATCCCCACGACACTACCTTGGAGGCTGGCGAAGTACATCGGACGCGAGTCGGCAGCGGCGCGCGAACCAGTGCTGCGCTGGCTGGAGGCTTTGTTCGCCCGGGTCTTTCCTGGCCAATCGGAGCTTCAGCATGCCCAGTGGGCAAAAGCACACCTTGCCATGCTGGCCCAGGAGATGGTGGATGCGATGGCGTTCGATCGTATGGGATCTACTGGGGGGCCGCGTGTTGACGTGCAGGGTGTGGAGCACGCACGCAGACTGCTCAGTGATGGACAGGGGTTTATCCTGGTGCTCAACCACTTCGATCGTTTGCTCACTGCACCGGTGGCGCTGGCGCGCGCCGGAATTCCCACCAACGTTCTGACCATGCCCGTACTGGACAACCAGGAACTAGCAGCGTCGCAACGTCGGTTTCTGCTGCGCAAGATCCAGGGCTACACCAGTGTTACCGGGGGCAAATGGCACACTACCAGCGAAGGTCTTCGGGTGGTGCATGAAAGCCTGAGAGCAGGTCAAGGTTGGGTGATTCTGGCCGATGCGTGGCGGCCAGAGTTCAGCCGATTGCGTTCGCATTCCTTCCTGGGAGGGTGCCTGCATCTCCCGACGGGGATCGAGCGTCTCGCCCAGTCCACTGGTGTACCGATGCTGCAGGCAGTGACCTGCTCGCGTAATCCGACACATCTTGAGGTGGTGGTTGAGCGGTTGCCGCAAAATCCGCACCAGGCCATTGATGCTGTGGTGCAGACCCTCGAAAGAGATGTTGTAAGACGCCCCTGGGCCTGGTGGCAGTGGGGTCTGTGGGATCAGATGTGGACGCGAGAAAAAAAGGCCGAGGGGAATCCATGA
- a CDS encoding methyltransferase domain-containing protein encodes MTNNIERYDYAFEPDGDAWAARLLRRVPLDCSSVLELGPGPGAMTRVLLARGHKVTVVENDPEALKVLESLGAEVIAGNLDGTDWLEAIAGRRFDAILACDLLEHLRNPEDLLRRLDALLAPMGRLVISVPNIAYAGVVAAMRHGIFDYSEKGQLDRTHVRFFTKRSIEKVLLECSWSPRAWEANRVPVEHSEFAWYWSALSGDLRQAMLAGWQDFDVYQWMVVVTPTVDASAWEVRDLRNAAEKLQSELQALTVVHQGERASLLEHQKAFSEAKDIIGKMQSEIKELRAEIDVVRAEKSAVEVEMATRLREQQIQASRLSQRLRRLLGRG; translated from the coding sequence ATGACCAACAACATCGAACGCTACGACTATGCATTCGAGCCCGATGGCGATGCTTGGGCCGCACGGCTGCTGCGCCGCGTGCCGCTGGACTGCAGCTCCGTACTGGAATTGGGCCCCGGTCCGGGCGCCATGACCCGGGTTCTGTTGGCCCGGGGCCACAAAGTGACCGTGGTGGAGAATGACCCTGAGGCCCTGAAGGTGCTTGAGTCGCTGGGAGCAGAGGTGATCGCCGGTAATCTTGATGGTACGGACTGGCTGGAAGCAATTGCCGGGCGACGTTTCGACGCCATACTGGCGTGCGATCTGCTCGAGCATCTTCGTAACCCTGAGGATTTGTTGCGGCGACTCGATGCGCTCCTCGCACCGATGGGCCGGCTTGTGATCTCGGTGCCCAACATTGCCTATGCCGGTGTCGTGGCCGCAATGCGTCATGGAATCTTCGATTACTCCGAAAAAGGGCAACTGGACAGAACCCATGTCCGGTTCTTTACCAAGCGGAGTATCGAGAAGGTGCTTCTGGAATGTTCCTGGTCGCCCAGGGCTTGGGAAGCCAACCGCGTGCCAGTCGAGCACAGTGAATTTGCTTGGTATTGGAGTGCTTTGTCCGGCGACCTTCGCCAGGCCATGCTGGCAGGCTGGCAGGATTTCGACGTCTACCAATGGATGGTCGTTGTCACTCCCACGGTGGATGCATCTGCCTGGGAGGTGCGAGATTTGCGCAATGCGGCGGAAAAGCTTCAGAGCGAGCTGCAGGCGCTCACTGTCGTACATCAGGGAGAGCGCGCTTCACTGCTGGAGCACCAAAAGGCTTTTTCCGAGGCCAAGGACATCATTGGCAAGATGCAGTCGGAAATCAAGGAATTGCGTGCAGAGATTGACGTGGTGCGCGCTGAAAAGAGCGCGGTAGAGGTCGAAATGGCCACAAGGCTGCGTGAGCAGCAGATCCAGGCGAGTCGACTCTCCCAGCGCCTGCGCAGGCTTTTGGGTCGTGGCTGA
- a CDS encoding acyltransferase: MRFGQRGDVLRLADGVSIYANTRLVLGDVVADPCVGISIGARTIVNVGAYLSGEGGLEIGEDVLIGPHAKLLSAGHAIDEGDAVIARNRITRARIFVGDGAWIGAGAIVLEGVSIGRGAVVAAGAVVRQDVPPGMVAAGMPARLIRARRGEAWPSSPAPSSRPKWLQSVFKLVRR, encoded by the coding sequence ATGCGCTTTGGACAGCGCGGCGACGTGCTGCGTCTGGCAGATGGCGTCAGCATCTATGCGAATACCCGCCTGGTGCTGGGTGACGTGGTTGCGGATCCCTGTGTCGGAATCTCCATTGGAGCCAGAACCATTGTGAATGTGGGCGCGTATCTGTCGGGCGAGGGCGGGCTTGAGATTGGCGAAGACGTACTCATTGGCCCCCACGCAAAGCTACTTTCAGCCGGTCATGCCATCGATGAGGGGGACGCAGTCATCGCGCGCAATCGCATCACACGTGCCAGAATTTTCGTCGGAGATGGAGCCTGGATCGGTGCAGGTGCCATCGTCTTAGAAGGGGTGAGTATCGGTCGGGGTGCGGTGGTTGCCGCGGGGGCGGTGGTTCGTCAGGACGTTCCTCCTGGCATGGTGGCGGCGGGAATGCCGGCGCGGTTGATCCGTGCGAGGCGCGGCGAGGCTTGGCCTTCCAGTCCTGCGCCGTCCAGTAGGCCGAAATGGCTCCAGTCTGTTTTCAAGTTGGTGCGGCGATGA
- a CDS encoding lytic transglycosylase domain-containing protein, translating to MISEILGRRAVTGGFAFGVVLRCLMLLVAGLWAGSPPTASAEEVWQFVDGEGVVHMGNVAPPASRGVTWLSRTTAVPLNRSSKKAREMSDLRYPGYDAAKPHLEAAALSYSLDPALVIAVAAAESAFNDKAVSRKGALGLMQVMPATAERYGVVTRPSSGGEHAVMEPKVNAQVGSRYLADLLRMFDGDHELALAAYNAGEGAVIKYGRQIPPYPETQQYVAKVMRIYRSLVR from the coding sequence ATGATTTCAGAGATCCTTGGCAGGAGGGCTGTGACCGGGGGATTCGCGTTCGGCGTGGTCTTGCGCTGCCTGATGCTGCTGGTTGCAGGCCTGTGGGCTGGATCGCCACCGACTGCCTCCGCCGAGGAGGTGTGGCAGTTTGTGGATGGCGAGGGTGTAGTGCATATGGGTAACGTGGCGCCGCCTGCGTCACGAGGTGTAACATGGCTGAGCCGCACGACCGCTGTTCCATTGAACAGGTCTAGTAAGAAGGCCCGTGAGATGTCTGATCTGCGCTACCCGGGATATGACGCTGCCAAACCCCATCTTGAGGCAGCGGCGCTCTCCTATTCACTGGATCCGGCACTGGTCATCGCCGTTGCGGCGGCAGAGTCTGCTTTCAATGACAAGGCCGTGTCGCGCAAAGGTGCCTTGGGATTGATGCAGGTAATGCCCGCCACTGCTGAGCGGTATGGCGTCGTGACTCGGCCGTCGTCTGGAGGGGAGCACGCTGTCATGGAGCCCAAGGTCAATGCGCAAGTTGGCAGCCGCTATCTGGCAGACCTGCTGCGCATGTTCGATGGCGATCACGAACTGGCGCTCGCAGCTTACAACGCGGGGGAAGGAGCGGTTATCAAGTACGGCCGACAAATTCCACCCTATCCGGAGACTCAGCAATATGTCGCGAAAGTCATGCGGATCTATCGCAGCTTGGTGAGATGA
- a CDS encoding MraY family glycosyltransferase, with amino-acid sequence MIWLSVVAFVAAALAAGYIVRWMRSHASMYGSGMPQRFHLGDIPRLGGAALLVGIGCSWGLGVLQSLQWGDPGSLRLGAWVGGWMVVLLPASLGGIAEDMTQRLSVRYRLALTGASGVLAVLLLNLSLPRTGWQWLDGWLELAPWLGIAIVVLAVAGLPHAFNIIDGYNGLAGMVALIVCLALAHVALQVGDRALAALLVSTAAATAGFLIWNYPRGMLFAGDGGAYVWGVVIALASISLVQRNADVSPWFPMLLLIYPVWETIFSIYRKAVRGVSPGVADALHFHQLIYRRIVRGVFHDDESRRVLMRNNRTSPYLWGFTLLTVVPAVLFWSNTPLLMAFCALFVISYVMAYFAIVRFKVPSWLRR; translated from the coding sequence ATGATTTGGTTATCGGTCGTCGCCTTTGTCGCTGCCGCATTGGCAGCGGGTTACATCGTGCGCTGGATGCGAAGTCACGCTTCCATGTACGGCAGCGGCATGCCGCAACGATTCCATCTGGGAGATATCCCGCGCCTGGGCGGCGCGGCGTTGCTCGTGGGGATTGGCTGTAGTTGGGGGCTGGGGGTCCTGCAATCCCTGCAGTGGGGGGACCCCGGGTCGTTGAGACTGGGGGCGTGGGTGGGTGGCTGGATGGTGGTGCTGCTGCCAGCCTCTCTGGGCGGCATCGCGGAGGATATGACGCAGAGACTCTCTGTGCGGTACCGGCTTGCACTGACAGGCGCTTCTGGTGTGCTGGCTGTACTGTTGTTGAACCTAAGCCTTCCGCGAACGGGTTGGCAGTGGCTGGATGGCTGGCTGGAACTTGCGCCTTGGCTTGGGATTGCCATTGTTGTACTGGCCGTCGCCGGTTTGCCCCATGCTTTCAACATCATTGATGGATACAACGGGCTGGCAGGAATGGTCGCCCTGATCGTATGTCTGGCGCTGGCGCATGTGGCCTTGCAAGTCGGAGACCGTGCATTGGCCGCTCTGCTGGTATCAACGGCGGCAGCAACAGCCGGATTTCTGATCTGGAATTATCCACGAGGCATGCTGTTTGCCGGCGATGGCGGAGCGTATGTGTGGGGCGTGGTGATTGCGTTGGCCAGCATCTCGCTTGTGCAGCGCAATGCAGATGTGTCGCCCTGGTTTCCCATGCTGCTGCTGATCTACCCGGTGTGGGAGACCATTTTTTCCATTTACCGCAAGGCTGTGCGAGGCGTGTCGCCTGGGGTCGCCGATGCGCTGCACTTCCACCAGCTCATCTATCGGCGCATCGTGCGCGGTGTGTTTCACGATGACGAGTCCCGGCGCGTGTTGATGCGCAATAACCGCACTTCGCCCTACCTTTGGGGCTTCACGTTGCTCACCGTCGTCCCGGCGGTGCTCTTCTGGAGCAACACCCCTTTGCTGATGGCATTTTGTGCGCTGTTCGTGATCAGCTATGTGATGGCCTATTTCGCGATTGTTCGCTTCAAGGTTCCGAGCTGGCTGCGGCGCTGA
- the argB gene encoding acetylglutamate kinase: MTDLLSIAPRDKAEILAQALPYIRKFHGKTIVIKYGGNAMTDPALQADFAEDVVLLKLVGMNPVVVHGGGPQIETALNRLGKKGQFIQGMRVTDAETMEVVEWVLAGEVQQDIVGLINQAGGKAVGLTGRDGGMIRARKLKMLDNKDPSLEHDVGQVGDIVSIDPSVVKALQDDAFIPVISPIGFGENNESYNINADVVASKLAEVLNAEKLMLLTNTPGVLDKAGNLLTDLTARRIDELFADGTISGGMLPKIAGALDAAKAGVNAVHIIDGRVPHAMLLEILTEQAYGTMIRSH; encoded by the coding sequence ATGACCGACCTTCTTTCGATTGCCCCGCGCGACAAGGCAGAAATTCTCGCCCAGGCGCTGCCTTACATCCGCAAGTTTCATGGCAAGACCATTGTCATCAAGTACGGTGGTAACGCGATGACTGACCCGGCTTTGCAAGCCGACTTCGCAGAGGACGTGGTGTTGCTCAAGCTGGTGGGTATGAACCCGGTCGTGGTACATGGCGGCGGCCCGCAGATCGAGACGGCGCTCAACCGTCTGGGCAAGAAGGGTCAGTTCATCCAAGGTATGCGGGTAACCGACGCCGAAACCATGGAGGTTGTGGAATGGGTGCTGGCCGGAGAGGTCCAGCAGGACATCGTGGGCCTGATCAACCAGGCTGGTGGCAAGGCCGTGGGCCTCACCGGACGTGACGGCGGAATGATCCGGGCGCGCAAACTCAAGATGCTGGACAACAAGGATCCCAGCCTGGAACACGACGTGGGCCAGGTGGGTGACATTGTTTCCATCGACCCGAGTGTCGTGAAGGCCCTTCAGGATGACGCATTCATTCCGGTGATCAGTCCAATCGGGTTTGGCGAAAATAACGAGAGCTACAACATCAACGCCGATGTGGTGGCGAGCAAGCTGGCCGAAGTGCTCAACGCCGAAAAGCTCATGCTTCTGACCAACACGCCAGGGGTATTGGACAAGGCCGGCAATCTGCTGACCGACCTGACCGCCCGTCGCATTGACGAGCTGTTCGCGGATGGCACCATCTCTGGCGGCATGCTGCCCAAGATCGCCGGAGCGCTCGATGCGGCCAAGGCTGGCGTCAATGCGGTGCACATCATCGACGGCCGGGTGCCCCACGCGATGCTGCTGGAGATCCTGACGGAGCAGGCCTACGGCACCATGATCCGTTCGCACTGA
- a CDS encoding response regulator transcription factor, whose translation MRLLLVEDDLMVASGIKLGLTDAGYAVDWVGNGERAEEVLRAEAFDAAIIDIGLPGMDGLELTRRLRRPQMASPAMPVLILTARDALHDRVQGLDLGADDYMVKPFELPELLARLRALLRRSQAATSAVLSFGPLELDTAGRRASIRTVDGEHVIELGPREWTVLEYLLINAPKPASKDKLLQALTGWDKEITPNAVEVYVSRLRGKLEPYGVALRSIRGFGYRLELQGA comes from the coding sequence ATGAGACTTCTGTTGGTCGAAGACGACCTGATGGTGGCCAGCGGTATCAAGCTGGGTTTGACGGATGCCGGTTATGCCGTGGACTGGGTGGGCAATGGGGAGCGCGCCGAAGAGGTGCTGCGCGCAGAGGCGTTTGACGCAGCCATTATCGATATCGGACTGCCTGGCATGGATGGGCTTGAACTCACGCGCCGCCTGCGCCGCCCGCAGATGGCAAGCCCGGCAATGCCTGTACTGATCCTCACAGCCCGCGATGCCCTGCATGACCGCGTTCAGGGGCTCGATCTGGGCGCAGACGACTACATGGTCAAGCCGTTCGAATTGCCCGAACTTCTGGCGCGCCTGCGTGCGCTGCTGCGCCGGTCGCAGGCCGCTACGTCAGCAGTGCTGAGTTTTGGTCCGCTGGAGCTGGACACCGCCGGGCGCCGTGCCAGCATCCGTACGGTCGATGGCGAGCATGTGATTGAGCTCGGTCCGCGTGAGTGGACGGTCCTGGAGTACCTGCTCATCAACGCCCCCAAACCAGCCAGCAAGGACAAGCTGTTGCAGGCACTTACCGGATGGGACAAGGAAATCACGCCCAATGCGGTGGAGGTCTACGTTTCGCGCCTTCGCGGCAAGCTCGAGCCGTACGGTGTTGCCCTCCGGTCAATCCGCGGTTTCGGTTACAGGCTTGAGTTGCAGGGCGCATGA
- a CDS encoding sensor histidine kinase, which yields MTSDLRNRLLLLLVLPLCALATVGVWLDYRSADEAASQHDQRLVRLLPALADSVLAPPIRENEPPLLLLAPPIEDFLRQHPGFSGFSVRDPKGRLLLGDAWVHEAVPTTNAPEFHSVEFGGVTYRVAVQRGRTGAGELVVALADGSDPRQQWAQQLLMRVLLPNLVLVMAAGLAIHWAVRRAFKPLVDLADAVEHRSPRDLSPIDEASSPTEVRPLVHSLNRLFALVNAQAEGQRRFVADAAHQLRTPLAGLQAQVEAWAMMAKASVPDRSAATGQPDGRFPVPDARPQGAIMLSADQIEKLRNATRRTSQLAHQLLALSRADARSLDAQPSQRVDLKDLCETLLETFLDAATGKGLDLGLEVEPVHVTGHGWLVRELLSNLVDNAIKYTPAGGVVTIRCGTRAGRSGPARVFLEVEDDGPGVPPAERSRVMQRFYRVPGTVGEGTGLGLAIADEIARVHRATLTLGTGPEERGLRITVIFPF from the coding sequence ATGACATCAGACCTGCGCAACCGCCTGCTGCTACTGCTGGTGCTCCCGCTGTGTGCGCTGGCGACGGTGGGCGTCTGGCTGGATTATCGCTCGGCTGATGAAGCGGCAAGCCAGCACGACCAGCGATTGGTGCGCTTGCTCCCGGCTCTGGCCGACTCGGTACTTGCGCCACCCATTCGTGAAAATGAGCCTCCGTTGCTGCTGCTCGCTCCTCCCATCGAGGATTTTTTGCGCCAGCACCCGGGGTTCTCTGGTTTCAGCGTGCGCGACCCCAAGGGGCGATTGCTGCTGGGCGACGCCTGGGTGCATGAGGCCGTACCGACCACCAATGCCCCGGAGTTCCACAGCGTGGAGTTCGGCGGCGTGACCTACCGTGTGGCCGTGCAGCGTGGCCGCACCGGCGCGGGCGAGCTGGTGGTTGCGCTGGCGGACGGTTCGGATCCGCGCCAGCAGTGGGCGCAGCAGCTCCTGATGCGCGTGCTGCTTCCCAATCTCGTGCTGGTCATGGCAGCGGGGCTGGCCATTCATTGGGCCGTACGCCGTGCGTTCAAGCCTTTGGTCGACCTGGCGGATGCGGTGGAGCACCGCTCGCCCCGCGATCTGAGCCCCATCGACGAGGCGTCGTCACCCACCGAGGTCAGGCCACTCGTCCACTCTCTCAATCGGCTGTTTGCCCTGGTCAACGCACAGGCAGAGGGCCAGCGGCGATTCGTGGCCGACGCAGCGCACCAGTTGCGCACGCCCTTGGCGGGCTTGCAGGCCCAGGTGGAGGCCTGGGCGATGATGGCCAAAGCCTCCGTCCCCGACCGTAGCGCCGCGACCGGTCAACCAGACGGACGTTTTCCGGTGCCCGATGCGAGGCCCCAAGGGGCAATCATGCTGAGCGCAGACCAGATCGAGAAGCTGCGTAACGCCACCCGGCGAACGTCGCAGCTCGCACACCAGTTGCTGGCTCTGTCGCGTGCAGATGCACGAAGCCTCGATGCGCAGCCCTCCCAGCGCGTGGACCTCAAGGATCTGTGCGAAACCCTGCTCGAGACGTTCCTTGATGCAGCCACAGGCAAGGGTCTGGACCTGGGGTTGGAGGTCGAACCTGTGCACGTCACCGGCCATGGTTGGCTGGTGCGCGAGCTGCTGTCCAATCTGGTTGACAACGCCATCAAGTACACGCCCGCGGGCGGCGTCGTCACGATCCGCTGCGGTACCCGTGCGGGTCGCTCCGGGCCCGCGCGGGTGTTTCTTGAAGTGGAAGACGATGGCCCGGGCGTGCCTCCAGCCGAGCGGTCGCGCGTGATGCAACGGTTTTACCGGGTGCCAGGTACCGTGGGTGAGGGGACAGGGCTCGGCCTTGCCATTGCCGACGAGATTGCGCGTGTCCATCGTGCCACGCTCACCCTGGGCACGGGGCCTGAAGAACGCGGGTTGCGGATCACCGTTATCTTTCCGTTCTGA
- the slmA gene encoding nucleoid occlusion factor SlmA: MSDTLPVTDPAAGAGASAPGDTLAAVRKRPKPGERREQILQALAAMLEQPGAERITTAALAARLSVSEAALYRHFASKAQMFEGLIDFIEHTVFSLVQQITGRELPDLAARRSAEEGAREASRVVALVLQFGERNPGMVRVMVGDALVFEHERLQQRMNQFFDRIESTLRQCLRPVTAQSGTPTVDAQVAASVLTAFAVGRLQRYARSGFRRLPTEHLDASLARLL, from the coding sequence ATGTCCGACACACTGCCTGTCACTGACCCTGCCGCTGGCGCAGGCGCTTCTGCGCCCGGCGACACGCTGGCCGCTGTCCGCAAGCGCCCCAAGCCCGGCGAGCGGCGCGAGCAGATATTGCAGGCGCTGGCTGCGATGCTGGAGCAGCCGGGTGCAGAGCGCATCACCACTGCGGCGCTGGCCGCACGGCTGTCGGTGAGCGAGGCCGCGCTGTACCGCCACTTTGCCAGCAAGGCCCAGATGTTCGAAGGCCTCATCGACTTCATCGAGCACACGGTTTTTTCGCTGGTGCAGCAGATCACCGGACGCGAGTTGCCAGACCTGGCCGCACGCCGGTCGGCCGAAGAGGGAGCCCGCGAGGCATCGCGCGTGGTGGCGCTGGTGCTTCAGTTTGGCGAGCGCAACCCCGGCATGGTGCGCGTGATGGTGGGCGATGCACTGGTGTTCGAGCACGAGCGCCTGCAGCAGCGCATGAACCAGTTTTTTGACCGCATCGAGTCCACACTGCGCCAATGCCTGCGGCCGGTGACGGCGCAGTCGGGTACGCCCACGGTGGATGCCCAGGTGGCGGCCAGCGTGCTCACGGCGTTTGCGGTGGGGCGTCTGCAGCGCTACGCGCGCTCGGGCTTTCGCCGCCTGCCGACCGAACACCTCGACGCCAGCCTGGCACGCCTGCTGTAG